One window of Pandoraea oxalativorans genomic DNA carries:
- the istB gene encoding IS21-like element helper ATPase IstB, with product MNAPAHDNGRLALMLNELRLPTIGRLWPEFVERSDKEGWPATRLLGALLEHELAERAKRRIERHRTESHLDPTKTLATFDFGMVPMVSKAHVTALATGESWLEKGATILLFGPPGGGKSHLGSALGHALIDAGYRVLFTRTAELVQKLQAARQSLQLPSALAKLDRFDLIILDDLSYARKDQAETSVLFELIAERYERKSLLITANQPFSGWNDVFPDPGMTIAAIDRLVHHSTIFELNVESYRRRKASDKQSARRRQLPNDNCEGGTTTMAS from the coding sequence ATGAACGCCCCTGCCCACGACAACGGCCGTCTGGCCCTGATGTTGAACGAGTTACGCCTGCCGACGATCGGCAGGCTATGGCCCGAGTTCGTTGAGCGCTCTGACAAGGAAGGCTGGCCCGCTACGCGATTGCTTGGGGCGCTGCTTGAGCACGAACTGGCCGAACGCGCCAAACGACGCATTGAGCGGCACCGTACCGAGTCGCATCTGGACCCGACGAAGACGCTTGCTACCTTCGACTTCGGCATGGTGCCGATGGTCTCGAAGGCGCATGTTACGGCGCTGGCCACCGGAGAATCCTGGCTGGAGAAAGGCGCCACAATTCTCCTGTTCGGCCCGCCGGGCGGCGGCAAGAGTCATTTGGGCTCAGCCCTCGGTCATGCGTTGATCGACGCCGGTTATCGCGTGCTGTTCACGCGCACCGCTGAACTTGTCCAGAAGCTCCAGGCCGCGCGCCAAAGCCTGCAACTGCCGTCCGCGCTCGCGAAGCTCGATCGCTTCGATCTCATCATCCTGGATGACCTGTCATACGCTCGCAAGGACCAGGCCGAAACCAGCGTGCTGTTCGAGCTGATCGCCGAGAGATATGAGCGCAAAAGCCTGCTGATTACGGCCAACCAGCCCTTCTCTGGATGGAACGATGTCTTCCCTGATCCGGGCATGACGATCGCCGCTATCGACCGGCTCGTCCATCACTCGACGATCTTCGAGCTCAACGTCGAAAGCTATCGCCGTCGTAAGGCCAGCGACAAACAAAGCGCCCGCCGGCGTCAATTACCTAACGACAATTGCGAAGGAGGAACGACAACTATGGCCTCTTAA
- the istA gene encoding IS21 family transposase produces MSGTRITDQQVRLYMNKRKHHPQEVAAAKTGISVRTARRIERDATLPSQKPRHSWRTRPDPFVDVWDREVVPLLRNSPHLMGITVLRKLQDDHPDRYPDSMRRTLERRIRQWRALEGPTQEVFFPQEHQPGVRGLSDFTDMSKLCVTIGGAPFGHRLYHFVLAFSRWEYANVVEGGESFEALAAGLQNALWQAGGCPREHRSDSLSAAFKNLTEQEDFTARYAALLDHYGMNGTRNNRGLGHENGSVESSHRYLKEALEQALMLRGHRDFADRPAYDEFVREVVMRRNRRNAAAFRIERAQLQDLPERRTTDFVEEEARVTRCSTFTVRGILYSAPSRLIGHRLKVRVYGDRLDCYLSGALVHSTPRGSRAADNRHALDYRHFIDSLRRKPQAFKGLAFRDALFPREAYRRTWERLEAQLTQRQACKTMVGLLELAGHHGVEALLAERLDALLAAGELPDLKQLCNEFAPRQALCPEVVVEMPPVALYDELLDKVAA; encoded by the coding sequence ATGTCTGGAACCCGCATTACCGACCAACAGGTTCGTCTCTACATGAACAAGCGCAAACACCACCCGCAGGAAGTCGCGGCCGCCAAGACCGGCATCAGCGTGCGTACGGCACGCCGTATCGAACGTGACGCCACTTTGCCATCCCAGAAGCCGCGGCATTCCTGGCGGACCCGTCCCGATCCGTTTGTCGACGTCTGGGACCGCGAAGTCGTGCCGCTGCTGCGTAACTCGCCCCACCTGATGGGCATCACGGTCTTACGCAAGCTGCAAGATGATCACCCGGATCGTTATCCCGATAGTATGCGGCGCACGCTGGAGCGGCGTATTCGCCAGTGGCGCGCTCTCGAGGGCCCCACTCAAGAGGTGTTCTTCCCGCAGGAGCATCAGCCCGGTGTGCGCGGACTGTCGGACTTCACTGATATGAGCAAGCTGTGCGTGACGATCGGTGGCGCCCCGTTCGGTCACCGGCTGTATCACTTCGTGCTGGCGTTCTCGCGCTGGGAGTACGCGAACGTGGTTGAGGGGGGCGAGAGTTTCGAAGCCCTCGCGGCCGGATTGCAGAACGCGCTATGGCAGGCGGGCGGCTGTCCCCGTGAACATCGATCTGACAGCCTGTCGGCCGCCTTCAAGAACCTGACGGAGCAGGAGGACTTCACGGCGCGTTACGCAGCGCTGCTCGACCATTACGGCATGAATGGCACGCGCAACAATCGCGGCCTGGGCCATGAGAACGGCAGCGTGGAATCCTCGCATCGGTATCTGAAGGAAGCGCTCGAGCAGGCATTGATGCTTCGCGGCCATCGTGACTTCGCTGACCGGCCTGCCTACGATGAGTTCGTACGCGAGGTGGTGATGCGTCGAAACCGGCGCAACGCCGCAGCGTTTCGCATCGAGCGCGCACAGCTGCAGGATCTGCCTGAACGTCGTACCACTGACTTCGTCGAGGAAGAGGCACGCGTGACCCGCTGCAGCACGTTCACCGTGCGCGGGATCCTCTACAGTGCGCCGTCGCGCCTGATCGGCCACCGCTTGAAGGTGCGGGTCTACGGTGACCGGCTCGACTGCTACCTGTCCGGCGCACTGGTGCATAGCACCCCGCGAGGCTCCCGTGCCGCCGACAACCGCCACGCGCTTGATTACCGACACTTCATCGACTCGCTGCGACGCAAGCCACAAGCGTTCAAAGGGCTCGCGTTTCGTGACGCACTGTTTCCTCGCGAGGCCTACCGCCGGACCTGGGAGCGGCTGGAGGCGCAACTGACGCAACGGCAGGCCTGCAAGACCATGGTGGGTCTGCTTGAACTCGCGGGCCACCACGGCGTTGAGGCGTTATTGGCCGAACGGCTTGATGCGTTGCTCGCAGCAGGCGAGCTGCCCGATCTAAAGCAGTTGTGCAATGAATTCGCGCCGCGTCAGGCCCTATGTCCCGAGGTGGTGGTCGAGATGCCGCCCGTTGCGCTCTATGACGAGCTTCTCGACAAGGTGGCAGCATGA
- a CDS encoding DUF892 family protein translates to MAGLRSRLWSRVRSQQEYYSRGPHYIAAKSSEDTTMSLLQKESVNRTGILFNPIDGRKLRDFAEEQPADPNAPPTSIATMRAACAAEADPIGSIPVDGMADMAAAGTSSDVVATPVSPMFLDRLGERLAFERSGVRLYEALISKVESYGEGDGKMKARLEHFRAEEAEHFALLCDCIVELGADPTAQTPAADVCGVTSMGFVQVMCDPRTDVSQALTALLAVEATDQCGWELLIAMAQAEGLSEMVDAFGDALKQENEHLTSVKQWLSDIATGGA, encoded by the coding sequence ATGGCCGGTCTACGGTCCCGTCTCTGGTCTCGCGTCCGATCCCAGCAGGAATATTACTCGCGCGGGCCGCATTACATCGCCGCGAAATCATCCGAGGACACCACCATGAGTCTTCTGCAAAAAGAGAGCGTCAATCGAACCGGCATTCTCTTCAATCCCATCGACGGCCGAAAACTTCGCGATTTCGCCGAAGAACAACCGGCGGATCCGAATGCGCCGCCTACCTCCATTGCCACGATGCGTGCGGCATGCGCCGCCGAAGCCGACCCCATCGGCTCCATACCTGTCGATGGCATGGCAGATATGGCGGCCGCCGGAACGTCGTCCGACGTGGTTGCAACCCCGGTTTCGCCGATGTTCCTGGACCGACTCGGGGAGCGGCTTGCCTTCGAGCGTAGCGGCGTGAGGCTTTACGAAGCGCTGATCAGCAAGGTGGAAAGCTACGGCGAGGGCGACGGAAAAATGAAGGCGCGACTCGAACACTTCCGCGCTGAAGAGGCAGAGCATTTTGCGCTGCTCTGCGATTGCATCGTCGAGCTTGGCGCGGATCCCACGGCGCAGACCCCGGCGGCAGATGTTTGCGGTGTGACGAGCATGGGATTTGTGCAGGTGATGTGCGATCCGCGCACCGACGTGTCGCAGGCGCTGACGGCGCTCCTCGCGGTGGAGGCGACAGATCAGTGCGGCTGGGAGTTACTGATCGCGATGGCGCAGGCGGAGGGGCTGTCGGAAATGGTGGACGCCTTCGGTGACGCCCTGAAGCAAGAGAACGAGCATCTGACGAGCGTCAAGCAATGGCTGTCGGATATCGCGACGGGCGGGGCGTGA
- a CDS encoding 2OG-Fe(II) oxygenase, whose translation MRPKTAVEIARLHQAFRQSGAVRVEEVLDEAGARDAHQRLASHQEWFITIKEPARVSGRDCTEWRVAEWERMAARQKRTIIDDLHGRAAASFEMYFKRYPLIEKFRTGEDGDIPMMRLARLLVSGAFLGLIGNMTGIDGLTDVTGMASRLDAGHFILSHTDRQPEGSVGRREVAFVLYLTQGWRDDGGAHTCRWSEGASAAVCIPPRINTMLIFRVPRAHAVLYVPPFVTASRLALAGWAYSRT comes from the coding sequence ATGCGACCCAAAACCGCCGTAGAAATAGCGCGGTTGCACCAGGCTTTCCGGCAATCAGGCGCGGTGCGCGTCGAGGAGGTGCTTGATGAGGCGGGGGCGCGCGACGCGCATCAGCGGCTTGCCTCGCATCAGGAGTGGTTTATCACCATAAAAGAACCTGCCCGAGTATCGGGGCGTGATTGCACCGAATGGCGGGTAGCCGAATGGGAGCGCATGGCGGCCCGACAAAAACGCACGATTATTGACGATCTTCATGGACGGGCGGCCGCTTCGTTCGAGATGTATTTCAAGCGGTACCCGCTGATCGAAAAATTCAGGACGGGCGAAGATGGCGACATCCCGATGATGCGCCTCGCGCGCCTCCTGGTGAGCGGTGCCTTTCTCGGGCTCATCGGCAACATGACCGGTATCGATGGCCTGACCGACGTGACCGGCATGGCTTCACGACTCGACGCGGGGCACTTCATCCTGTCGCATACGGATCGACAGCCGGAAGGATCCGTGGGCCGGCGCGAAGTGGCTTTTGTTCTGTATCTGACGCAGGGTTGGCGTGATGATGGGGGCGCACATACCTGCCGGTGGTCGGAAGGGGCCTCCGCGGCCGTCTGCATCCCGCCACGAATCAATACCATGCTGATTTTCCGCGTTCCGCGGGCGCACGCCGTGCTGTACGTGCCGCCCTTTGTCACAGCAAGCCGGCTCGCACTGGCGGGTTGGGCTTACAGCAGAACCTAA
- a CDS encoding DUF1353 domain-containing protein: MSDEAAVVHDWPYAKEPVSRAVADKVLREASAVTGVPGWLELTL, from the coding sequence ATTTCGGACGAGGCGGCAGTCGTTCATGATTGGCCCTACGCCAAAGAGCCCGTGTCGCGCGCGGTCGCTGACAAGGTGCTTCGCGAAGCATCAGCGGTTACGGGCGTACCCGGGTGGCTGGAGTTGACCCTGTAA
- a CDS encoding protein-L-isoaspartate O-methyltransferase family protein, producing MRATYARQILALANASENHRLERAFAAVPRETFLGEDRWRIPTSLAGYTPLPENDPVLIYQDVVVGLATQRGVNNGSPALHARWLNAMAPHRGEVVAHLGAGAGYYTAILAELVGSTGRVIALEYDEDLCTRAVKNLAHRTNVQVVHADGAAYPVEPVDGIYVNFGVARPARSWIDRLKPGGRLVPPLGAPEKQEFLPGRVAAQAIGLLVTRVDNGFGAASLGPASFIFAEGALGATTEEVNALRVSLQNANDGKIRSLLLDRRPTGGVWLAASNRALSSEAPVRVGGREEKALVTPGRWAYRSKPQTGPVVFCRACTGKNASGPLGFAARNGSPQAPHVIGRHPRTPVCKTTPGGKRRYAAGGPPLPRLRQG from the coding sequence GTGCGCGCAACCTACGCGCGACAGATCCTGGCGCTTGCCAATGCGTCGGAAAATCATCGGCTTGAACGGGCATTCGCGGCGGTGCCACGCGAGACTTTTCTTGGCGAAGACCGATGGCGGATTCCGACCTCGCTCGCCGGCTACACGCCGTTACCTGAGAACGATCCCGTCCTGATCTATCAGGATGTCGTGGTCGGACTGGCCACGCAGCGTGGTGTGAATAATGGCAGTCCCGCGCTGCACGCCCGATGGCTAAATGCGATGGCCCCGCACAGGGGCGAGGTGGTCGCGCACCTCGGCGCCGGAGCGGGTTACTACACTGCGATCCTCGCCGAGCTGGTCGGGAGTACCGGCCGCGTCATCGCCCTCGAATACGATGAGGATCTGTGTACCAGGGCTGTCAAGAATCTTGCACACAGAACCAATGTTCAAGTCGTGCACGCCGATGGCGCCGCCTATCCGGTGGAGCCCGTCGACGGCATTTACGTCAACTTCGGCGTCGCGCGACCTGCCCGCTCTTGGATCGACCGCTTAAAGCCCGGGGGACGCCTGGTACCGCCGCTCGGTGCGCCGGAAAAGCAGGAGTTTCTGCCCGGCCGCGTTGCGGCTCAAGCCATTGGTTTGCTCGTCACGCGGGTCGATAACGGCTTCGGGGCGGCATCGTTAGGCCCCGCCTCTTTTATCTTTGCTGAAGGCGCCCTGGGAGCAACGACTGAGGAAGTCAACGCCCTTCGCGTCAGTCTGCAGAATGCAAACGACGGCAAGATCAGAAGCCTGCTATTGGACCGGCGGCCAACGGGCGGCGTCTGGTTGGCCGCTTCAAACCGGGCACTTTCATCCGAAGCGCCGGTACGTGTTGGCGGCCGCGAAGAAAAGGCACTTGTAACGCCTGGCCGGTGGGCGTACCGATCAAAGCCGCAAACCGGCCCTGTCGTATTCTGCCGCGCATGCACAGGAAAAAACGCCTCGGGCCCATTGGGATTCGCGGCACGCAATGGCTCCCCACAAGCACCCCATGTCATTGGAAGACATCCGCGAACACCGGTTTGCAAAACCACGCCTGGCGGTAAACGTCGATATGCCGCCGGCGGACCTCCACTTCCTCGTCTCCGGCAAGGATGA
- a CDS encoding IS110 family transposase codes for MNTTTFGLDIAKRAFQMYWVETETGEIVNRRFTKQQVIEFLGQRPAGRVALEACGSAHWWARKIVALGHEVVLLHARFIRPFVQNNKTDATDARAIWTAAQQPGMRSVAPKTADQQATLALHRMRSLLVKSRTMQVNQLRGLLYEFGVTLKAGRVAGLAEVRERLHEIEEVVPGTLFDALRDQLQHIERIDGEIRKLERQIVAWQRQEAACQRVATIPGIGPLTATALVATIGDPAAFKSGRELAAYLGLVPRQSGTGGKVRLGGISKRGDSYIRMLLIHGARAVMFKSRSKGAWSEQLSLRRPTNVVAVALANKMARTAWSLLAHDKTYQTDYAAQRAS; via the coding sequence ATGAATACTACGACGTTCGGGCTCGACATTGCAAAGCGGGCTTTCCAGATGTATTGGGTCGAAACGGAAACGGGAGAGATTGTGAACCGGCGGTTCACGAAGCAACAGGTTATAGAATTTCTTGGCCAGCGACCGGCCGGACGGGTGGCTTTGGAAGCCTGCGGAAGTGCGCACTGGTGGGCACGCAAGATCGTAGCGCTGGGTCATGAAGTCGTATTGCTGCATGCGAGATTCATCCGCCCGTTCGTCCAGAATAACAAGACCGATGCGACGGACGCTCGTGCGATCTGGACGGCAGCACAGCAACCCGGCATGCGTTCGGTAGCACCGAAGACAGCGGATCAGCAGGCCACGCTGGCCCTGCATCGCATGCGTTCACTGCTAGTCAAGTCACGTACCATGCAAGTCAACCAGTTGCGCGGCCTGCTGTACGAATTTGGCGTGACGCTCAAAGCGGGTCGCGTCGCCGGCCTTGCCGAGGTCCGCGAGCGACTACATGAAATCGAAGAGGTCGTTCCGGGCACGTTGTTCGATGCGCTGCGCGACCAGCTTCAGCACATCGAGCGGATCGACGGCGAGATCAGGAAACTCGAGAGACAGATCGTTGCCTGGCAACGACAGGAGGCGGCATGTCAGCGGGTCGCTACGATTCCAGGTATCGGACCATTGACGGCGACAGCCCTGGTCGCGACGATCGGCGATCCTGCTGCATTCAAATCCGGACGTGAGCTTGCCGCGTACCTCGGCCTGGTTCCCAGGCAAAGCGGTACAGGCGGCAAGGTACGGTTGGGCGGCATAAGCAAGCGCGGCGACAGCTATATACGCATGCTACTGATTCACGGTGCACGAGCGGTCATGTTCAAGAGCAGGAGCAAGGGCGCCTGGAGCGAGCAACTGTCCCTGCGTCGGCCTACGAATGTGGTTGCCGTCGCGCTGGCAAACAAGATGGCGCGAACAGCGTGGTCGTTACTCGCGCACGACAAAACTTACCAGACAGACTACGCAGCACAAAGGGCTAGCTGA
- a CDS encoding transposase: MGRRGRANHDVAFRRRLAAAACEPGVSVSKLARAHDINANRLFKRQREYRAPLAIEPAPLLPVTLVSADWRHFGRGGSRS; this comes from the coding sequence ATGGGTCGGCGGGGTCGTGCGAACCACGATGTCGCGTTTCGCCGGCGCCTGGCAGCCGCGGCGTGCGAGCCCGGGGTGTCGGTTTCCAAGCTTGCGCGTGCGCATGACATCAACGCCAATAGGCTGTTCAAACGGCAGCGAGAGTATCGGGCGCCGCTTGCCATCGAACCCGCGCCATTGCTGCCGGTGACGCTCGTATCGGCTGACTGGCGGCATTTCGGACGAGGCGGCAGTCGTTCATGA
- a CDS encoding IS110 family transposase, with the protein MDDRAIEGEVILGVDTHLDTHVGALISETGKLVGTLSVAAETTGYLKLLTWANSLGHVRRAGVEGTGTYGAGLARVLRDHDIDVLEVNRPDRAARRSRGKSDPTDAENAARAVLAGRATAIPKEQSGAAEAMRTVSVARRSAVKAKTQAINQLRALLVSAPQDIRERLLRTKTSECVANCAKLRSLGGAPMLQALATTLRLLAKRYLALAEELSTLDAMLEHLTQRHARRLRERFGVGPQTAAVLVAVAGDNPERLKSDAALAALCGTSPLQASSGKTVRHRLNRGGDRAANNALWTIAMVRMRSDPRTRAYVERRTKEGMSNKEIHRCLKRYIVRELYPLILADLADSASAS; encoded by the coding sequence ATGGACGATCGAGCGATTGAAGGCGAAGTCATTCTGGGCGTCGATACGCATCTCGATACCCATGTCGGTGCATTAATTAGTGAAACAGGGAAACTCGTTGGAACCCTGTCAGTCGCGGCCGAAACTACGGGGTATCTCAAGCTTCTGACTTGGGCGAACTCATTGGGGCATGTTCGGCGCGCCGGAGTTGAAGGGACCGGCACATATGGCGCAGGTCTTGCCCGAGTGTTGCGAGATCATGATATCGATGTACTGGAGGTCAATCGCCCTGATCGTGCAGCGCGTCGATCACGAGGAAAATCTGATCCGACTGATGCGGAAAATGCTGCGAGAGCGGTCCTCGCTGGACGAGCCACTGCGATTCCCAAAGAGCAGTCGGGCGCGGCTGAGGCAATGCGAACTGTATCAGTTGCACGTCGCAGTGCCGTCAAGGCGAAGACACAGGCGATAAACCAATTGCGAGCCTTGCTGGTGAGTGCGCCGCAAGACATCCGCGAACGGCTTCTGAGGACGAAGACTTCGGAATGCGTTGCTAACTGCGCGAAGCTGCGTTCGTTGGGAGGTGCACCAATGTTGCAGGCATTGGCGACTACGTTGCGCCTGCTAGCAAAGCGCTACCTCGCGCTCGCGGAGGAACTCTCAACGCTCGATGCGATGCTCGAACACTTAACACAAAGACATGCCAGAAGGCTTCGAGAGCGATTCGGCGTTGGACCTCAAACGGCAGCAGTGCTTGTCGCCGTTGCTGGCGACAACCCGGAGCGCTTGAAAAGCGATGCGGCGCTCGCTGCACTTTGTGGCACGAGTCCGTTGCAAGCCTCCTCTGGCAAGACAGTCCGACATCGCTTGAACCGTGGGGGTGATCGAGCAGCGAACAATGCCCTGTGGACCATAGCGATGGTGCGCATGCGCAGTGATCCGAGAACTCGAGCATACGTCGAGCGCCGAACCAAAGAAGGTATGTCGAACAAGGAAATTCACCGCTGTCTGAAGCGCTATATCGTCAGAGAATTGTACCCACTCATTCTTGCCGATCTAGCCGATTCAGCGAGTGCTTCTTGA
- a CDS encoding IS256 family transposase, translating into MKKITKETNGSKAQTKSALDELIQQGARQIIEQAVEAELASMLEQYSNVRSIDGRRAVVRNGYLPEREVVTAIGPVPVRVPKVRDRSGSGIRFNSAVVPPYVRKSARVSAALPWLYLRGISTGDMSEAMGIMLGGQVSGLSPNVVSRLKAQWADEHAQWNQRELSLARWVYWWADGIHTGVRSDDSDGQCLLVIIGVKPDGTKERVAISDGYRESKASWAELLLDLKKRGLQSGPLLACGDGAMGFWAAMEEVFPQTEHQRCWFHKMGNVLNALPKSQQARAKKAMQDIWMAATRAEALVAFDHFVDTHSAKYPKVVEKLTQDRDELLAFYDFPAEHWQHLRTTNPIESTFATVRHRTKRTRNCVSRATFLGLAFKLIESAEDSWRRIRAPEKIATMLDGMTFKDGEPVTDSTPAQQPLAA; encoded by the coding sequence ATGAAGAAGATTACGAAAGAAACGAACGGCAGTAAAGCACAAACGAAGAGCGCGCTCGATGAACTGATCCAGCAAGGCGCGCGGCAGATCATCGAGCAGGCAGTCGAAGCGGAACTGGCGAGCATGCTTGAACAGTACAGCAACGTGAGGTCGATCGACGGTCGGCGTGCCGTGGTGCGCAACGGCTACCTACCAGAGCGCGAAGTCGTCACGGCCATCGGTCCGGTGCCGGTTCGGGTACCGAAGGTGCGTGATCGCTCGGGTTCGGGCATCCGCTTCAATTCGGCGGTCGTGCCGCCGTACGTTCGCAAATCCGCACGCGTGTCGGCCGCACTACCGTGGCTGTACCTGCGAGGCATCTCGACGGGCGACATGAGCGAAGCCATGGGCATCATGCTGGGCGGCCAGGTCAGCGGCCTGTCGCCAAATGTGGTGAGTCGTCTGAAGGCGCAATGGGCCGATGAGCATGCTCAGTGGAATCAGCGTGAGTTGTCGTTGGCGCGCTGGGTGTACTGGTGGGCTGACGGCATTCACACCGGCGTGCGCAGCGACGATTCCGACGGCCAGTGCCTGTTGGTGATCATTGGTGTCAAACCGGACGGAACGAAAGAGCGTGTGGCGATCAGTGACGGGTATCGGGAATCGAAGGCGTCGTGGGCCGAACTGCTGCTCGATCTGAAAAAGCGCGGTCTGCAGTCAGGGCCGCTGCTGGCTTGCGGAGATGGTGCGATGGGATTCTGGGCAGCGATGGAAGAAGTGTTCCCGCAGACCGAGCATCAGCGCTGCTGGTTCCACAAGATGGGCAACGTGCTCAACGCGCTGCCGAAATCGCAGCAGGCCCGCGCCAAAAAGGCGATGCAGGACATTTGGATGGCCGCCACGCGTGCCGAAGCGCTGGTTGCCTTCGATCACTTCGTTGATACCCACTCGGCAAAGTATCCGAAGGTGGTCGAAAAGCTGACGCAAGATCGCGACGAGCTGCTGGCATTTTACGATTTCCCGGCCGAACACTGGCAGCATCTGCGCACGACGAATCCGATTGAATCGACCTTCGCGACGGTGCGTCACCGCACCAAGCGCACGCGCAACTGCGTCTCGCGCGCGACGTTCCTCGGCCTGGCATTCAAGCTGATCGAGTCGGCCGAAGACTCGTGGCGGCGCATCCGCGCCCCCGAAAAGATCGCGACGATGCTTGACGGGATGACGTTCAAGGATGGAGAGCCGGTGACCGACAGCACACCGGCTCAGCAGCCCCTGGCCGCCTAA
- a CDS encoding ferritin-like domain-containing protein → MNESIDHLVDWLQDAYAMEKHAETMLRTQASRLNNYPELKTRIEQHIDETIGQQKALETCLEGLDSGPSAMKDLAARMGAFAQALGGGLASDEVVKGAMAGFVFENIEIAAYTTLIAAARECGRDDIRQTCEAILPQEIEMARWLLAHLPQVTETFLAREAVDDDAAKR, encoded by the coding sequence ATGAACGAATCGATAGACCATCTGGTCGACTGGCTGCAAGACGCTTACGCGATGGAAAAGCATGCTGAAACCATGCTTAGGACACAGGCGTCGCGACTTAACAATTACCCCGAGCTGAAGACGCGAATTGAGCAGCATATCGACGAGACGATCGGGCAACAGAAAGCGCTCGAAACGTGCCTGGAAGGACTGGACAGCGGCCCTTCCGCGATGAAGGATCTTGCTGCCCGGATGGGCGCATTCGCACAAGCGTTGGGCGGTGGCCTCGCGTCGGACGAAGTGGTCAAGGGCGCGATGGCGGGCTTCGTCTTCGAGAATATCGAAATTGCCGCATACACGACGCTGATCGCGGCCGCCCGAGAGTGTGGGCGCGACGACATACGCCAGACTTGTGAAGCGATCCTTCCGCAGGAGATCGAAATGGCGCGGTGGCTGCTCGCTCATCTTCCGCAGGTCACGGAGACCTTTCTGGCTCGCGAGGCGGTCGACGACGATGCAGCCAAACGTTAA
- a CDS encoding IS3 family transposase (programmed frameshift) — protein MEVLTGPERRRRWTAEQKLSMVRESFEPGKSVSMVARHYGVNPNQLFHWRKLYQDGSLSAVKAGEEVVPASELADALKQIRELQRMLGKKTMENEILREAVEYSRGKKMDSALALAAGGRPVKLVCEVLGVSRSNVSARLSRPATWRDGRQSRPTDDETVVEEIRRVVGDLPSYGYRRVWGTLRNERVAVGLAPFNAKRIYRIMRTHGLLTQRRPIAPRAHRRHDGKVAVARSNQRWCSDGFEFRCDNGEPLRVTFALDCCDREAMSWAATTAGHSGDIVRDVMLAAVENRFGNEVHTPSEIEWLSDNGSGYTADDTRRFAMNIGLKPLTTPVCSPQSNGMAESFVKTMKRDYVAFMPKPDAATAAHNLAIAFEHYNEKHPHSALKYRSPREFRRSMDSATLV, from the exons ATGGAAGTGTTGACGGGCCCAGAGCGCCGGCGTCGCTGGACGGCGGAGCAGAAACTGTCGATGGTTCGCGAGAGTTTCGAACCGGGAAAATCGGTTTCAATGGTCGCGCGCCATTACGGCGTGAACCCGAACCAGCTATTCCACTGGCGCAAGCTGTACCAGGACGGTAGCCTGTCAGCGGTCAAGGCTGGCGAAGAAGTGGTTCCGGCATCGGAGTTGGCTGATGCGCTCAAGCAGATTCGCGAGCTGCAACGGATGCTCGGCAAAAAAACAATGGAGAACGAGATTCTCCGGGAAGCAGTTGAATACAGCCGAG GCAAAAAAATGGATAGCGCACTCGCCCTTGCTGCCGGAGGACGGCCAGTGAAACTGGTCTGTGAAGTTCTCGGCGTGTCGCGCTCGAACGTATCGGCACGACTGTCGCGTCCGGCGACGTGGCGCGATGGCCGGCAATCAAGGCCGACCGACGACGAAACTGTAGTCGAGGAAATCCGCCGTGTCGTCGGCGATTTGCCCAGCTATGGCTACCGGCGGGTTTGGGGCACGTTGCGCAACGAGCGCGTTGCAGTTGGACTGGCGCCGTTCAATGCCAAGCGCATTTATCGCATCATGCGAACGCATGGGCTGCTGACGCAGCGCCGACCGATTGCGCCGCGAGCCCACCGTCGACATGATGGCAAAGTGGCCGTCGCGCGCAGCAATCAGCGATGGTGCTCGGACGGCTTCGAGTTCCGCTGCGACAACGGCGAGCCGCTGCGTGTGACGTTTGCGCTGGATTGCTGCGACCGAGAAGCGATGAGCTGGGCGGCGACGACAGCAGGCCACAGCGGCGACATTGTGCGCGACGTGATGCTGGCCGCAGTGGAAAATCGGTTCGGCAACGAGGTGCATACGCCGTCCGAAATCGAGTGGCTGAGCGACAATGGTTCGGGCTATACGGCTGACGATACGCGCCGGTTTGCGATGAACATCGGACTAAAGCCATTGACCACGCCCGTGTGCAGTCCGCAAAGTAACGGCATGGCCGAGAGCTTCGTGAAAACGATGAAGCGCGACTACGTCGCCTTCATGCCGAAGCCGGATGCTGCAACCGCTGCTCACAATCTGGCCATTGCATTTGAGCATTACAACGAGAAGCACCCCCATAGCGCGCTGAAATACCGCTCGCCTCGCGAGTTCCGGCGCTCGATGGATTCAGCAACCTTAGTGTGA